From the Rhodoferax mekongensis genome, one window contains:
- a CDS encoding putative bifunctional diguanylate cyclase/phosphodiesterase: MKMDSNAYPLPLGQSPPPPPQSLRATLWQLLGVGEQQIMPAASRRSNTLIFTIIGTLTLLAFGIGNVQQLSDARLFTLGVVQLLEVGLLLVPAIFLTSRNAPPVVSENMLVFAGFVIFASNVVFGGQTGDSPYWTFVFPYLVFFLRGQKTGWVVGVAYAVLVPLLMYYSSNHWDYWRYLDEHCFYYGIAYFFNVVTAAYFNLLRSRFQAHLWDQVAFHTSEVKRHWEALQHNALHDVPSGLLNSQGLTAKLADCLTLNAGQVGYLLVAHVRFFRVPELVSIVGSEKVDESLRQLATLLEKHLAGLQAMGRVGQDTLAIVLRSQKVDADALRPLQAIAQLRDTADLGEFAVHVEMAFGVAAQRLDGDASADELMRNAGQALLFAIDNRLEYQLFDSALRSHFVDRNRLYEKLREAVLQNSLMLHYQPQLDLRTGRVVGAEALARWSDAQGGMIPPDKFIPIIESTGLLRRFSVWTVARALADCSAWQTRLPGVSVSINLSADALHEPEVLQTVQRHLTNSGLEPHLVIIELTESVLLKSPEDALARMASFMALGVQLSIDDYGAGFSSLTYLKQLPAQEMKIDKSFIDNLVVGSKEQAIVFSSIELGHDLGLKVLAEGIEDEMTSTLLREAGCDLGQGWLFSKALPLSQFQTWSLERNAGLA; encoded by the coding sequence ATGAAGATGGACTCCAATGCCTACCCACTGCCGCTAGGGCAGAGCCCGCCACCGCCGCCACAAAGCCTGCGCGCGACCCTGTGGCAGCTGCTGGGCGTGGGTGAACAGCAGATCATGCCGGCAGCGAGCCGGCGCAGCAATACGCTGATTTTCACCATCATTGGTACCCTCACTTTGCTGGCTTTTGGCATCGGCAATGTGCAGCAGCTGTCCGATGCACGCCTGTTCACTCTGGGCGTGGTTCAGTTGCTGGAGGTGGGGCTGCTGTTGGTTCCCGCCATCTTTTTGACCAGCCGGAACGCGCCGCCGGTGGTGTCGGAAAACATGTTGGTGTTCGCGGGCTTTGTGATCTTTGCATCCAACGTCGTTTTTGGCGGGCAAACGGGTGATTCGCCTTACTGGACCTTCGTGTTTCCCTATCTCGTATTCTTTTTGCGAGGCCAGAAGACGGGCTGGGTGGTGGGTGTGGCGTATGCAGTGCTTGTGCCTTTGTTGATGTACTACAGCTCCAACCATTGGGACTATTGGCGCTATCTTGACGAACATTGCTTCTACTACGGCATTGCCTATTTCTTCAACGTCGTCACTGCGGCGTACTTCAATCTATTGCGCAGCCGGTTTCAGGCCCATTTGTGGGATCAGGTGGCCTTCCATACCAGCGAAGTCAAACGGCACTGGGAAGCTTTGCAGCACAACGCACTGCATGACGTACCCTCCGGCCTGTTGAACAGCCAGGGCCTGACGGCGAAGCTGGCCGACTGCCTTACGCTGAATGCCGGCCAAGTGGGCTACTTGTTGGTGGCGCATGTGCGGTTTTTCAGGGTGCCGGAGCTGGTGAGCATTGTGGGCTCGGAGAAGGTGGATGAGTCCTTGCGGCAGCTGGCTACCTTGCTGGAAAAACACCTTGCCGGGCTCCAAGCCATGGGCCGCGTGGGCCAGGACACGTTGGCCATCGTGCTGCGCAGCCAGAAGGTGGATGCCGACGCATTGCGTCCCCTGCAGGCGATCGCGCAGCTCCGGGATACCGCCGATCTGGGGGAGTTTGCCGTGCATGTGGAGATGGCGTTCGGCGTGGCAGCCCAGCGCCTGGACGGGGACGCATCGGCCGACGAATTGATGCGCAACGCCGGCCAGGCCCTGCTGTTTGCGATCGATAACCGGCTGGAGTACCAACTGTTTGACTCCGCTCTGCGCAGTCATTTTGTGGACCGCAACCGCCTTTACGAAAAGCTGCGTGAGGCCGTCTTGCAAAACAGCTTGATGCTGCATTACCAACCCCAGCTGGACTTGCGCACCGGGCGGGTGGTGGGGGCAGAAGCGCTGGCGCGTTGGAGTGATGCGCAAGGCGGGATGATTCCACCGGACAAGTTCATTCCCATCATCGAATCCACGGGCTTGTTGCGCCGCTTTTCCGTCTGGACCGTGGCCCGGGCATTGGCCGACTGCAGTGCCTGGCAAACCCGTCTGCCGGGGGTCAGCGTATCCATCAACCTGTCTGCCGACGCGCTGCATGAGCCCGAAGTGCTGCAAACCGTGCAGCGCCACTTGACGAACAGCGGACTGGAGCCTCACCTGGTGATCATTGAGCTGACCGAGAGCGTGCTGCTCAAGTCCCCAGAGGACGCCCTGGCCCGCATGGCCAGCTTCATGGCTTTGGGGGTTCAGCTCTCTATCGATGATTACGGTGCCGGTTTTTCTTCACTCACTTACCTCAAGCAATTGCCGGCGCAGGAAATGAAAATTGACAAGTCCTTCATAGACAACCTGGTGGTTGGCAGCAAAGAGCAAGCGATTGTGTTTTCGTCAATCGAACTGGGGCACGACCTGGGCCTCAAGGTGCTGGCTGAAGGCATTGAGGACGAGATGACTAGCACCCTGCTGCGCGAGGCCGGGTGCGATCTGGGGCAGGGCTGGTTGTTTTCCAAGGCCTTGCCGCTCTCGCAGTTCCAGACCTGGTCACTGGAGCGCAATGCCGGCTTGGCCTGA
- a CDS encoding SRPBCC family protein: MTSPASEPVIHWPAHFHPANVPVHVVNEMFIPASAEHIWAWLVREPLWPTWYANSKVDWIRDKSRDLTLGVQFHWKTFGVSITSRVQEFVPCERIAWDGTGMGAHVYHAWLIIPKAGGCLVRTEESQHGWGARLMHFLRPHRMFDGHDLWLKSLSIQSQTGLPPEL; this comes from the coding sequence ATGACATCACCCGCTTCTGAACCTGTTATCCACTGGCCCGCGCATTTCCACCCCGCGAATGTGCCGGTGCATGTGGTCAATGAGATGTTCATTCCTGCCAGCGCAGAACACATCTGGGCCTGGCTGGTGCGCGAGCCTTTGTGGCCGACCTGGTACGCCAACTCCAAGGTCGACTGGATCCGCGACAAAAGCCGTGACCTTACTTTGGGCGTGCAGTTCCACTGGAAGACCTTTGGCGTCAGCATCACATCCCGGGTTCAGGAGTTTGTGCCCTGTGAGCGTATCGCTTGGGACGGCACCGGCATGGGGGCGCATGTGTACCACGCTTGGCTCATCATTCCTAAAGCAGGCGGCTGCCTGGTGCGTACCGAGGAAAGCCAACATGGCTGGGGCGCCCGCTTGATGCACTTTCTGCGGCCCCACCGGATGTTCGATGGGCATGACTTGTGGCTCAAGAGCCTGTCCATTCAAAGCCAGACCGGACTTCCCCCGGAGTTGTGA
- a CDS encoding FABP family protein produces MSDFPKDIYTEPHPVDVNTLANLGPLRGMAGVWEGMRGLDVKPKAEGPKKQAFHERIELQPIDPQTNGPQLLYGLRYHTHVTKPDQIKTYHDQVGYWLWEPATGTIIHTLTIPRGQVAMAAGQASADATEFELVATHGLDTYGICSAPFLQHAFKTTEFRIKVTLHADGTWSYDEDTVLQILGRNEPFHHTDRNTLHKVAEPTPNPLAR; encoded by the coding sequence ATGAGTGACTTTCCCAAAGACATTTACACCGAACCGCATCCGGTTGATGTGAACACATTGGCCAACCTCGGCCCGCTGCGAGGCATGGCAGGCGTCTGGGAAGGCATGCGGGGCCTGGACGTGAAGCCCAAAGCCGAAGGCCCCAAGAAACAGGCGTTTCACGAGCGTATCGAGCTGCAGCCTATCGACCCGCAAACCAACGGCCCGCAGCTGCTCTACGGCCTGCGCTACCACACCCATGTCACCAAGCCGGACCAGATCAAGACCTACCATGACCAGGTGGGCTATTGGCTGTGGGAGCCGGCCACCGGCACCATCATCCATACGCTGACCATCCCGCGCGGGCAGGTGGCCATGGCGGCAGGACAGGCCAGCGCCGATGCCACCGAGTTCGAGCTGGTGGCCACCCACGGGCTGGACACCTATGGAATTTGCTCCGCGCCGTTTTTGCAACATGCCTTCAAGACGACGGAGTTCCGCATCAAAGTGACCCTCCATGCGGATGGCACCTGGAGCTACGACGAAGACACGGTGCTGCAGATTCTGGGGCGTAACGAGCCCTTTCACCACACCGACCGCAACACCTTACACAAGGTAGCGGAGCCCACGCCCAACCCTCTCGCACGCTAA
- a CDS encoding tryptophan--tRNA ligase, with the protein MSTVRFLTGITTSGTPHLGNYVGSIRPAVRHSKAPGVESFYFLADYHALIKIDEPERIQRSTLEIAASWLAAGLDPSHVTFYRQSDVPEIPELCWFLTCVTGKGVLNRAHAYKASVDKNTAAGVDPDADVSAGLFMYPVLMGADILMFNAHKVPVGRDQIQHIEMARDMAASFNHRYGEHFVPPQAEIEESVATLPGLDGRKMSKSYDNTIPLFSSREQLKKLIAGIKTDSRAPGEPKDTEGSALFQIYQAFASEEETAKLRQAYADGIAWGDAKTILFERIDQEIAPMRAAYEDYMAHPEKVEALLLAGAAKARAIATPFMTQLRSAVGLRRLSAAAQTGAAKADKVTLASFKQYREKDGHFYFKLAAADGTVLLQSKAFASGKDAGQTIAQLQREGSAGLPGLQSLLEPVDAAGVAAASAALDALAAAAAEAAKEKAAKAQG; encoded by the coding sequence ATGAGTACTGTTCGCTTCCTCACCGGCATCACCACCTCCGGCACCCCGCATCTGGGCAACTACGTGGGCTCCATCCGCCCCGCCGTGCGCCACAGCAAGGCGCCGGGCGTGGAGAGTTTTTACTTTCTGGCCGACTACCACGCGCTCATCAAAATCGACGAGCCCGAGCGCATCCAGCGCTCCACGCTGGAGATTGCCGCGAGCTGGCTGGCCGCGGGCCTAGACCCCTCGCATGTGACCTTTTACCGCCAGTCGGATGTGCCTGAGATTCCGGAACTCTGCTGGTTCCTGACCTGCGTGACCGGCAAGGGCGTGCTCAACCGCGCCCACGCCTACAAGGCCTCGGTGGACAAAAACACCGCCGCCGGCGTAGACCCGGATGCCGATGTAAGCGCCGGACTTTTCATGTACCCGGTGCTCATGGGCGCGGACATTTTGATGTTCAACGCGCACAAGGTGCCCGTGGGGCGCGACCAGATTCAGCACATCGAAATGGCGCGCGACATGGCAGCCAGCTTCAACCACCGCTATGGCGAGCACTTCGTGCCGCCCCAGGCCGAGATTGAAGAATCGGTCGCCACCCTGCCCGGCCTGGACGGCCGCAAGATGAGCAAGAGCTACGACAACACCATTCCGCTGTTCAGCAGCCGCGAACAGCTCAAGAAGCTGATTGCCGGCATCAAGACCGATTCCCGCGCACCCGGCGAGCCTAAAGACACCGAGGGCTCGGCCCTGTTCCAGATCTACCAGGCCTTTGCCTCTGAAGAAGAGACCGCCAAGCTGCGCCAGGCGTATGCCGACGGTATTGCCTGGGGCGACGCAAAAACCATCCTGTTCGAGCGCATTGACCAGGAAATTGCCCCCATGCGCGCGGCATACGAGGACTACATGGCCCACCCTGAAAAGGTGGAGGCTCTGTTGCTGGCCGGAGCAGCCAAGGCACGCGCCATTGCCACGCCTTTCATGACCCAGCTGCGCAGCGCGGTGGGGCTGCGCCGCCTGAGTGCCGCTGCACAGACTGGTGCGGCCAAAGCAGACAAAGTGACGCTGGCATCCTTCAAGCAGTACCGAGAGAAAGACGGCCATTTTTACTTCAAGCTCGCCGCGGCAGATGGAACGGTGTTGCTGCAAAGCAAGGCCTTCGCATCCGGCAAAGACGCCGGGCAGACCATCGCGCAGTTGCAGCGTGAAGGCTCTGCCGGGCTCCCCGGACTGCAATCCTTGTTGGAGCCCGTGGATGCTGCAGGCGTGGCAGCCGCAAGCGCTGCCTTGGATGCACTAGCAGCCGCAGCCGCTGAAGCCGCCAAGGAAAAGGCCGCCAAGGCACAGGGCTGA
- a CDS encoding site-2 protease family protein: protein MDIANLIQTVAIYALPVLFAITVHEAAHGYAALYFGDKTAAMLGRITLNPAKHIDPVGTILMPLLLYFATSGAFLFGYAKPVPVRFGNLRNPKRDMIWVALAGPGANLAMALAWGIGMYLLSGAGVTEPFFLKMCEGGVLVNVVMFAFNLFPLPPLDGGRIMVGLLPLKQALTFSRIEPWGFFIVMALVIAGVLSAVWMQPVMSLTFGLLDLLLTPFSMLAR from the coding sequence GTGGACATTGCCAACCTGATCCAAACTGTCGCCATCTATGCCTTGCCGGTGCTATTCGCCATCACCGTGCACGAAGCGGCTCACGGCTATGCGGCCCTCTACTTCGGCGACAAGACCGCCGCCATGCTGGGGCGCATCACTCTCAATCCGGCCAAACACATAGACCCGGTAGGCACCATCCTGATGCCGCTGCTGCTGTACTTTGCGACCTCGGGCGCCTTTTTGTTCGGCTATGCCAAGCCCGTGCCCGTGCGGTTTGGCAACTTACGCAACCCCAAGCGCGACATGATCTGGGTGGCCCTGGCAGGCCCGGGTGCCAACTTGGCCATGGCGCTGGCATGGGGTATAGGCATGTACCTGCTGAGCGGTGCCGGCGTGACCGAACCCTTCTTCCTGAAAATGTGCGAAGGCGGTGTGCTGGTCAACGTGGTGATGTTTGCGTTCAACCTGTTCCCCTTGCCTCCGCTGGATGGCGGGCGCATCATGGTCGGACTGCTGCCGCTCAAGCAGGCACTGACCTTCTCGCGCATTGAGCCCTGGGGCTTCTTCATTGTGATGGCACTGGTGATTGCGGGTGTGCTCAGCGCCGTGTGGATGCAGCCCGTGATGTCGCTGACCTTCGGCTTGCTGGACTTGCTGCTCACCCCTTTTTCCATGCTGGCGCGCTGA
- a CDS encoding L-threonylcarbamoyladenylate synthase — MAQYFEVHPDNPQPRLLKQAIALLEKGGILAVPTDSSYALVCHLDDKAAADKLRSIRGVDDKHHLTLLCRDLSELANYARVDNKQYRLLKAATPGAYTFILEASKEVPRRVSHPSRKTIGLRVPEHQVLQELLAHYGSALLATTLIAKGEAEPLNDAQDIRERYEHQIAAVIDAGACALEPTTVVDLTGDEPELIRQGGGDPALLGL, encoded by the coding sequence ATGGCGCAGTATTTCGAAGTTCACCCCGACAACCCCCAGCCCCGCTTGCTCAAACAGGCCATCGCCCTGCTGGAAAAAGGCGGCATTCTGGCGGTACCCACCGATTCCAGCTACGCGCTGGTCTGCCACCTGGACGACAAGGCGGCTGCCGACAAGTTGCGCAGCATCCGCGGGGTGGACGACAAACACCACCTGACCTTGCTGTGCCGCGACCTGAGCGAGCTGGCCAACTACGCACGGGTCGACAACAAGCAATACCGCCTGCTCAAGGCCGCAACCCCCGGCGCCTACACCTTCATTCTGGAAGCCAGCAAGGAAGTGCCACGCCGGGTCAGTCACCCTTCCCGCAAGACCATAGGTCTGAGGGTGCCTGAGCACCAAGTGCTCCAGGAGCTGCTGGCGCACTACGGCTCTGCGCTGCTAGCTACTACTTTGATAGCAAAAGGTGAGGCCGAGCCACTCAACGACGCACAGGACATCCGCGAACGCTACGAACACCAGATCGCGGCCGTCATCGATGCAGGTGCCTGTGCACTGGAGCCCACCACCGTCGTTGACCTGACCGGCGATGAGCCGGAGCTAATCCGCCAAGGTGGCGGAGACCCCGCATTGCTCGGGCTCTGA
- a CDS encoding 3',5'-nucleoside bisphosphate phosphatase has protein sequence MTNILNADLHCHSVVSDGTLTPEALAERAKSNGVELWALTDHDEIGGLQRARDAAHAQGMRYLTGVEISVTFLHQTVHIVGLGFDADNDDLRQGLRRTRGGRKERAMEMSDGLAKVGIKDAFEGALKFVGNPDLISRTHFARFLVETGACKDTNEVFRKYLTEGKPGYVPHRWATLKDAVQWITQAGGMAIIAHPARYKFSPNEEFALFTEFKGHGGQGVEVVTGSHSAAEYVTYASTAREFGLAASRGSDFHSPLESHTELGTLPYLPGGLTPVWELLSTRIQ, from the coding sequence GTGACCAACATACTCAACGCTGACCTCCATTGCCACTCTGTGGTGTCCGATGGCACGCTCACCCCGGAAGCCTTGGCCGAACGCGCCAAGTCCAATGGCGTGGAACTCTGGGCCCTGACCGACCACGACGAGATCGGCGGGCTGCAACGCGCCCGTGACGCCGCGCACGCCCAAGGCATGCGCTACCTCACCGGGGTGGAGATTTCGGTCACGTTTTTGCATCAGACCGTGCACATCGTCGGCTTGGGCTTTGATGCTGACAACGACGATTTGCGCCAGGGCCTGCGGCGCACGCGGGGCGGGCGTAAAGAACGGGCCATGGAAATGTCCGACGGACTGGCCAAAGTCGGCATCAAAGACGCCTTTGAGGGCGCCCTGAAGTTTGTCGGCAACCCCGATCTGATTTCTCGCACCCACTTCGCACGTTTTCTGGTCGAGACCGGAGCCTGCAAAGACACCAATGAAGTCTTCCGCAAGTACCTGACCGAAGGCAAACCGGGCTATGTGCCCCACCGCTGGGCGACCCTGAAGGACGCCGTGCAATGGATCACCCAGGCCGGCGGCATGGCCATCATCGCGCACCCGGCGCGCTACAAGTTCAGCCCGAATGAAGAGTTCGCCTTGTTCACCGAATTCAAGGGCCACGGCGGCCAGGGCGTGGAAGTCGTGACCGGTAGCCATTCCGCAGCCGAATACGTGACCTACGCGAGCACCGCCAGGGAATTCGGCTTGGCAGCTTCGCGCGGCAGCGATTTTCACAGCCCGCTGGAGAGCCACACCGAACTGGGCACCCTGCCCTATTTGCCGGGTGGACTGACCCCCGTGTGGGAATTGCTGAGCACACGCATCCAGTAA
- a CDS encoding RluA family pseudouridine synthase gives MHSPDDHYNPPVQTELPVVYVDDAMLVLNKPAGLLTVPGRGEAKQDCLSKRAQDVYPEALIVHRLDRDTSGLVVMARGVNAQRAINLSFEKRLVDKRYEAVVIGLLSVSDDWQEIDLPLLVDWPNRPKRTVNHAEGQQALTRWRCISVDEVIGCSRVELEPVTGRTHQLRVHMQALGHPMLGDTLYATPEALALSDRLQLHARTLSIPHPVSAQVVEFTAPVPF, from the coding sequence ATGCACAGCCCTGACGACCATTACAACCCGCCTGTCCAGACCGAGCTGCCTGTGGTGTACGTGGACGATGCGATGCTGGTGCTCAACAAACCCGCCGGCCTGCTGACCGTACCCGGCCGAGGGGAAGCCAAGCAAGACTGCCTGAGCAAACGCGCGCAAGACGTTTATCCGGAAGCCCTGATCGTGCACCGGCTGGACCGGGACACCTCGGGCCTGGTAGTCATGGCACGTGGTGTCAATGCGCAAAGGGCCATCAACCTAAGTTTCGAGAAGCGGCTGGTGGACAAGCGCTATGAGGCAGTAGTGATCGGCCTGCTGTCGGTGAGTGACGATTGGCAGGAGATTGACCTGCCCTTGCTGGTGGACTGGCCCAACCGCCCCAAACGCACTGTGAACCATGCCGAAGGCCAGCAAGCCCTGACCCGCTGGCGCTGCATCTCTGTGGATGAGGTCATTGGCTGCTCCCGCGTGGAGCTGGAGCCGGTCACCGGCCGCACCCACCAGCTGAGGGTGCACATGCAGGCGCTGGGCCACCCCATGCTGGGCGACACGCTATACGCCACTCCGGAGGCCCTGGCCCTGTCAGACCGGCTGCAACTGCATGCCCGCACCTTGTCCATCCCCCACCCGGTCAGCGCTCAGGTGGTGGAATTCACCGCGCCCGTGCCGTTTTAA
- a CDS encoding ATP-binding protein gives MPSFPRNRRPQFNLRTVPAPWAEGRAGQHMIIDGYAPSQMIEDLRKYQAELEIQNKALRYSQQEAEGASERFATLFSNVPLALMVVDEGGLVLASNAMALRLFQPLENDPPLNFLLPFVGPEHTDEVAVAFSSARQEGTSEVHEVQFLSGTQGTFTGDLHIARIENPSDDLAHFICAVIDQGPLLTQRHALLESAAVLRQRNEDLLLSENRMAAIINSSLDAILCIDDKQLITVFNPAATTLFECPAEQAFGARLGQFLPDVEKALSEGNVPAQAMLGEFTAITLGGKQIYVEISVSLERRLRTRTPFRADDPNAIAMRGQPGMQGSITTIFARDLTSKKLAEAQRIALETQLRESQKMQAMGTMAGGIAHDFNNILSAILGNVDLAKQDTPAGSSALVSLVEIEKAGRRARDLVRQILTFSRNEPPKRVPIQLAEVIHETQRLVRVAIPPGVDFKLVVAEGCPLVLADATQVEQALLNLCTNAILALGHNKGSVTIELGTTTLSLPFNDRIGVPPGRYVTLRVRDTGSGMSQQTIERIFEPFFTTRQVGQGTGLGLAVVHGIMQTHQGGIDVQSAPNEGSVFTLYFPATGAAPVEALEPEPVTEVEGRGRHVMYVDDDQALVFLVNRVLTRKGFKVTVFTDPLEAEAALRSQPEIYDLLVTDYNMPGYSGLDLLRDAKAIRADLPVAVASGYVTPEIEQRALQEGASALIYKPNDVNELCETVQRLINHPDAQP, from the coding sequence ATGCCTTCGTTCCCCCGTAACCGCAGGCCGCAATTCAACCTGCGGACGGTGCCCGCGCCCTGGGCGGAAGGTCGTGCAGGCCAACACATGATCATCGACGGCTATGCGCCGTCTCAGATGATTGAGGACCTGCGCAAATACCAAGCCGAACTTGAAATCCAGAACAAGGCGCTTCGCTATTCGCAACAGGAAGCCGAAGGCGCCTCGGAACGATTTGCCACCCTGTTCTCCAATGTGCCGCTGGCCCTGATGGTGGTAGACGAGGGAGGCCTGGTGCTGGCGAGCAATGCCATGGCACTGCGCTTGTTCCAGCCGCTGGAGAATGACCCTCCGTTGAACTTCCTGCTGCCATTTGTAGGTCCCGAACACACGGACGAGGTGGCAGTGGCCTTCTCCAGCGCGCGCCAGGAGGGCACCAGCGAGGTCCATGAAGTGCAGTTCCTGTCGGGAACACAGGGCACGTTCACCGGCGACCTGCACATTGCCCGCATCGAGAACCCCAGCGATGACCTGGCGCACTTCATTTGCGCCGTGATTGACCAGGGACCACTGCTCACCCAGCGCCATGCTTTGCTGGAAAGTGCTGCCGTCTTGCGCCAGCGCAACGAAGACCTGCTGCTCAGCGAAAACCGCATGGCTGCCATCATCAACTCGTCGCTGGATGCCATTTTGTGCATCGATGACAAGCAGCTCATCACCGTGTTCAACCCGGCGGCTACCACCTTGTTTGAATGCCCGGCGGAACAAGCCTTCGGCGCCCGATTGGGACAATTCTTGCCGGATGTGGAAAAGGCCTTGAGTGAAGGCAACGTGCCGGCGCAAGCCATGCTGGGCGAATTCACCGCCATCACCTTGGGCGGCAAACAAATCTATGTGGAAATCAGCGTGTCGCTTGAGCGCCGCCTGCGGACCCGCACGCCCTTCCGCGCGGATGACCCCAATGCCATCGCCATGCGGGGGCAGCCCGGCATGCAAGGCTCCATCACCACCATTTTTGCGCGTGACCTCACCTCCAAAAAGCTGGCGGAGGCCCAACGTATTGCGCTGGAAACCCAGCTGCGTGAATCGCAAAAAATGCAGGCCATGGGCACCATGGCTGGCGGCATTGCACACGACTTCAACAACATCCTGAGCGCCATTCTGGGCAACGTCGATTTGGCCAAGCAGGACACTCCGGCAGGTTCTTCCGCCTTGGTCAGCCTGGTGGAAATCGAGAAAGCCGGCCGGCGCGCCCGCGATCTGGTACGCCAGATTTTGACCTTCAGCCGCAATGAGCCACCGAAGCGGGTGCCTATCCAGCTGGCCGAAGTGATCCACGAAACCCAGCGCCTGGTGCGCGTGGCCATTCCGCCGGGCGTGGATTTCAAACTGGTAGTGGCCGAGGGCTGCCCCTTGGTGCTGGCCGATGCGACCCAGGTCGAGCAGGCCCTGCTGAACCTGTGCACCAATGCCATCCTTGCGCTGGGACACAACAAAGGCTCCGTGACCATTGAGCTGGGTACTACGACCCTCTCGCTGCCGTTCAATGACCGCATCGGCGTTCCTCCGGGCCGCTATGTGACTTTGCGTGTGCGCGATACCGGCAGCGGCATGAGCCAGCAGACTATTGAGCGCATCTTCGAGCCCTTTTTCACCACCCGCCAGGTGGGCCAGGGCACCGGACTGGGCTTGGCCGTGGTGCACGGCATCATGCAAACCCACCAGGGGGGTATTGATGTGCAAAGCGCCCCCAACGAAGGCAGCGTATTCACGCTGTACTTCCCCGCCACAGGTGCCGCACCCGTAGAGGCACTGGAGCCCGAGCCAGTGACCGAAGTCGAGGGCCGTGGCCGGCACGTCATGTACGTGGATGACGACCAGGCTCTGGTATTTCTGGTGAACCGGGTGCTCACCCGCAAGGGTTTCAAGGTCACGGTGTTTACTGACCCTCTGGAGGCCGAAGCCGCCCTGCGCAGCCAACCCGAGATTTATGACCTGCTGGTCACCGACTACAACATGCCAGGCTACAGCGGCCTGGACCTGCTGCGGGATGCCAAAGCCATCCGTGCGGACTTGCCAGTAGCTGTGGCCTCCGGCTATGTCACTCCGGAAATAGAGCAACGTGCGCTCCAGGAGGGCGCCAGTGCACTTATCTACAAACCCAATGATGTGAACGAGCTGTGTGAAACCGTGCAGCGATTGATCAACCACCCCGATGCACAGCCCTGA